The genomic stretch GTTTGATGCAGTGTGAGATCAAAGCACCGCGAGAGCAGTTCAGAAGCTGACTCTCGCGAtacttatgatgtcataattgGAACAGTCTGCGCAGCAAGGTATGGAGTCGAACACACCTCAAGACATTAAACTTCTAGTCccattttaaaatttaaaacaccaaattaataaatttaatatataatgttAATACACAAATATACTaactttcctttaaaaaaaattctgaaccATTGGAGATGTTATTATTTTACTGCCATGCATGTGCTTTTAATCGTTACAGATGAAATACGCAATTTCTTCAGGAAATACTTAGaagatttaaaaagtaaatgttattatattataatattataaatattataatattttgaaAAGGCCATTTAAGACAATTTAATCCATTGTAACAAAATTAAGAAATAACCTACAGCACAACAAATACTAAAACCATACTGAGCAACTGGACAAGAAAATCCAGTATGGCCATAACGCAGTCTCTTATATGATTACACCTTTTTGTAAGTGTGTCTGgaaatggtttatttttaagagaGTCAACATTTAGCATTATGTGCCTGGGCAATGTGTTGAACAATGTGtctttacatacatttttgaaaatttaacAGATATACcaaaagataaaaataaaagggttgtttattttttcccaGCAGCCAGTATATTTTTACTTTAGGTCACTTTTAAGAACCTGAGATAATGAAAGCAGTTAAAATTGAAGTGAAATACAAAGTGTTTGTTGATTGAACTATTGGTCACATTGAGACTGGTGGACTGTTCCTTCCCTTTGTATTTAATATCAGTCCACTGATTTTGTTGATCACCTGATTCAAAACTGTCAAAGGGTCTGACAACATTTGTctccacactgaaaaaaaaatccatagctTTTACGGTAAAAAAACTGACAGCTGTGGTTGCTGGAAAACCTCCATAAAAATACAGGAAACATGTACATTCAGCAAAGTTTTGCATATTTCACAATTCTTAAATAGGCCCTATTGTTTGTGGAAAAGTTTGGCAAAGTTTAGCAAACTTCACAATTCTTAACCATGTATTTCATTAAATTATATGtctgtttttaatatatatatctgCTTTGTACTCAATAACAAACAGCTTACCAACATAACACATGTGGTAAAATAAATGGTTACGTGCTGAATCAAAGTTTATCACAAGGGGCCTTTCCATAGATCAGTGATTCTAAACTTTTTTGGCATGCGGCCCCCTGTGTATACGATGCATCCCTTTGTGCCCttccccccccccaaaaaaaaaaatctgacataAAACACTCTAAAACTTAAATTTtgaatcaaacaaaacattaaaccaGGCAACATAGTGCCTTAATAGCCTTATTTTTAGGCACAATCTCGCAGACCccaagtttgagaaccactgccattCATTGCCCATACATGCAGGGATGGTGCACCATGTCAttcacaaaaatacaaaacatcaTGATGGTAACACTTGTGACTTTATAATATAATTACTAATTAAACAACACCAAGTGTAACATAAAATACTCTAATGTACGTAAAGGCTAAAATTGAATGAGGAaccataattatttaaataaaatattacagtttttaacaatttttgcaaattacactgtgatttgtattttttacttaCAGAAAcgataattttaaaatattttactgtaaaagtaCATGTATAATCCCGTTGAATTTTCTAGAGATTTTAACCATAAAATATTGGGATTTACACCTTAAAACTGTACACTTTATTAAccgtaaatttaaatgtaatgtaaactgTATATGTCAaggtattttaattttatttagcttagtaaaaacatttaactgGTTTTACCCAGAACCATATGACTCTGGTTTTACcgtagaatttttttttttttttttttagttaaaattaCGAACATTTGTAGCTTCATTACGTAAATGAAACTTCCAGACTACATTGTAGGCTATGACGACcataaatgaaacattttaacaaaaaggACGCTTATGCAATAGTATTGTTAAAATTCTGTTGATGCGACATGTGGTTAGGTGGCAAGCCGGATTTTAATCTATGTCAACCAATAGATTTCACATAAGTGGAATCCTGactgttttcattttaatgtgCTTCAGTTGAGCTCTGACGAAAATCCCACCCTCCTCTTCTTCTACAGAACACGGAAGTAGAAGTAACAGACAGGAGCTGAAATCAAGCTAAACAATTCGACTTCGACAAATAGATTACAGCTTTCGTTATGATGTTttgtgaaattttattttaatagaaagACTACCGTTTCAAATAGCTCTACGATTcgtaaaacctttaaaacggaCGCCGAGTAAATATAGTCGTTAAGTTTGTTCAggcaaagtgaaagtaaaacccGAAGAGAGCTTGCAACATGGCGGATTTTGACGAGGATATTACTGACAGGCCATCTCTTCTGGAGACCGACTTGACCTGTCCGGTATGTAAAGACATATTTAAGGAACCAGTGTTGCTCTCCTGTAGCCACAGTTTTTGCGAGGAATGCCTGGAGGCCAGCTGGAAAAACCAGGCGAAGCGGCAATGCCCGTTGTGCCGAAAATGTTGCGACGGAGAGACGCCGATCCCCAACCGCGCACTGAAAAACACCTGCGTGTCCTATAAGAAAGAAAGGAGTTGGAGAGGAACAGGTATAGACGAAATCATCTGTGGGTTACACCAGCGACCCtttcagctcttctgcattAAAGACGAGGAGCCCGTGTGCGTTGATTGCGTGACTCTTCACTCCGGGCACGAGCTCAGTCCTGTAGAACAAGGAGTTCCTTTCTGCAAGGTGCGAGGAATATAAAACTTTGTAACGTGCTTTGTGTCAAATTTCATCCACTCTGCCCTCTAACACTTTTTGGGCTTTTGTGGGATCTGCTAGTGTATTTCTTTGCATAATGCAACATTATAACGTGCCAACTCTACTCATTTTTAGGAAGAACTTGGCTTGAAAATCAAAATACTGGAAAACAAGCAGGGATCCTttaaaagaatgaaaaataGATATAAAGACACAATCACCTTTATTGAGGTAAAcccttgtttttttgttgttgttttttttagggAGGCAGACAACGGGTATACTGTAATATAAAATCAACCATCGTTGTAcagcatttttgtttttatagtaACATAGCTTGCAAAATTTGAcgttgtgttaactttttgtgTTAACTTTTCTCCTGTTCTTCTCCCATTTTGTTACAGGTACAAACAAAGGAGGCCGAAAATCTAATTAGGCAGGAGTTTGAGAGACTCCATCAGATCCTCACAAATGAGGAGACATCCAGAATAACAGCGTTGAAAACAGAGGAAGCTGAGAAGAAAAAGATGCTGGAGGAAAAGATTGAAATCATCAGTAATGACATTGCTGGTCTTGCAGAATTGATTCAGTCGGTGAAGAGGGAAATGGGAGCAGAGGATTTGACATTTCTGCAGGTAAGGGGTTTTATGGTTCCTGAAAGTTAACTAGTTAATCAAACCTGCCATCTGTTTACTAcatgtttataaatatataaatataagctCTTTAAGTCAACTTTGCACATTTTTTTACTCCCTTAGAACTTCCAGAAGCTTAAAAGAAGGTATGTGCCTGTTTTTTATCAACCTAATAAATGTTGACAATTATGCAGATACATTACACGGTCAAAAGTATGTGGACACCCTTTTGTCATTATTTAGGCTTTTCAGAACATTCATTTCTAATAGATGTGAAAAGATAAACCATACAGCCTTATGTTCTTATTTACACTTGGCCCTAGTTAGtatgtcattagtttttcagtctatcatgcttttattttgatacataTAGGAGTATAAagtaaattcatttttttttcatatctaTCACAGAACACAGTGGACTGGTGAAGAACCACAGAGACCCCAAGGAGCTCTTATAAACATGGCTTTGCATGCTGGTGGTCTTGGTTACAAAATCTGGGAGAGCATGCAGTCTCACATACAATGTTGTGAGTTCCTATCATACCCAGTATGAAATCGACAGAAAGTTTTGCTATGAGGGGGGTGGTGTATACTAGTGAAATACAAAAGCTGTACAAAATGAAGTTTAGATGTATTTAGTTGACTATTTTctaaggggacatatcatgaaaatcaaattttttatgtttaagttctataattggatccccagtgcttctgtcaacctagaaaatgtgtaaaagaataacccagtaacttagttttggtaaaccattctctgcaagcatgtgaaaaaaataggtaattgaaatctggctcccttgtgatgtcagaaggggataataccaccccttactCTGAACTATcaaaccatggcactgccatttagtgcagatatcagctcatttgcatttaaaaggacacattcagaaacagcacatttttgcgtacacctacaaagtgacaattttaacatgttataataaattatctatatggtatttgagctcaaacttcacatacatactctggggacaccaaagtattattttacatctttaaaaagtcttgtgaaatgtcccctttaaatttacACATGTTGGACCAGCAGATGTTCTCAAGGTGCTGTGTCGCAAATGCTTGAATAGAGATGGAGTTGAAGCTCATAAGCTtgtatatatgtttgtgtatgtgttttttaagtATCTATGCAAGCATAGTCTGGTCTATTTCCTTAGCAGCCCCTAATACATCACTGTGGAAATGGAAAAAAAGCATTTCGTCAATGGTTCTATTTTTTTTGTCTGCAGGGCCTGTACTGCTAGATCCCAACACGATTTCTCCCTGGCTTTCTATGTCTCCTGAATATTCCAGTGTGAAGGAGAGTCCAGAGAGACAGTCTTTACCAGACAATCCAGAGAGGTTTGACCCCTGCGTTTTTGTCCTTGGCTCAGAGGGTTTTTCTTCAGGACGCCACCGCTGGGAGGTCAATGTGGCTGACAATCCCAAATGGATCCTGGGAGTATGCAAAGAGACAGTGGTTCGGAAGAGAAAGTTCACAGTAACCACAACGGCAGGCGTCTGGACCATTGGGCTAAGCAAAGGAGTCTACAATGCTTTGACTTCTCCACGTACTGTGCTTAAAGTAGACAGAAGGCCAGAAACTATCAGGGTAAAGCTTAATATGGAAAAGGGAGAAGTGTCGTTCTGGGATACAGGTAACAACAAGCACCTATGCACGTATACTGATAAGTTCAATGGAAAGCTGTTCCCTATCTTTGGCCCGGGTCTGCACAGCACACCATTGACTATCTTGCCTGCCAAAGTAACCATACACAAACAATAAGTAGTGGTGAACAAGAAAGGCTTTTGAAAATGAAGACGTCTCCCACTGTGTTGCTATTCAATTGTTGCTCGAGGTTTAATTTGTACTCAATTATATTGATCTGTGAACAGAACAAACTTATCAAGTAATAATCTactatatttaaattattgttattattgatATAATGAATTAACATCATGTTTTATTGGTGTGAATTGTTATAAATATTATAGATGATAGTCAGGGATAAAGATATCCATTCCCTGTTATCAAAATGGCATCTGCACATCCTTTATATGAAGAAAGCCGCACTATTGTATGCTTGACACCACtacagttttattttaaaagacaatttAACTATGAAAACTAGGTATTTCCAAATCAAGTCTTGCATTGATAGACATTTGACACAAGAATAATCATTACAagttaattattataaatattattaatgaACAATAACACAGTTACAACCAGTAACTGTTATTAAACCAGTATGTGcaagttttgttattaaaatggGCTATCTTTAGTCTTTTTTCTGAGATTAATTTTTGTGCCTTTTTTTCAATTGGCAATAAAGAATCGGACagaattttacagttttttgtcTGGGTGATGTTTGGATTGGCTAAAGTTCTCAAACCAATAAAGAAACTCCCACATTGGTTAATAAAAGAAAGATCCTTGATATCACTGTAGTGTCGTTTAAATTAGCCAAGACTAACAGTCATGTTATTGTGAAATTACATGTTTTGAGAACACTTTGGATGTACTCAATGTTTTGCAACATAACCCTAAAAAAGCTCAGAGACTGAGCCAAAACTTCCTTTTAAATGATGGGAGGGGTTTAATTCTTGGAGATTATCATTAGAAgctatttaattttatataactTTTAGCAGTTGATGCTTATAAGAGTAAATATTTTTGGGGTCAAAGACAGTTACAGTCTTATCTATCTAAGAGTTCCTCATGCTTTGCCCTGTACTGAGAAAGATAACAGATAGAGAAGTTATGAGGCTAGGACATAATTTACAATCGTATGTTTTTTACAATTGGATAATGTAGAATATCAATACTTGTAAAACttccaaatatttttaaatgtaccaGTAAACATATGTGGCATGAATCTAgttatttattacataaatgGAATAATTTGAGGTTTGACACATAGCCTAAAGAATTAAACTGTATTAGCAATGTTATGTTGAAGGAATGTGGGGAAATATTTATATGTAGTGTAAAACGGCTTTGACCCTTTGTCCTTTTAAAAATGATTCAATTAACAATGGCACATCCGGTTTGTGTAATTGTACTCAAGGAATTACCATGCTGTCGCAAAAGTGCagtttaaaaattgtgtttgCAAAAGTTTTCAAGATTATGTCATAGTTTTGCAACCATAGGATGTGTCCAATTCTGAGCACACCTGTTCAGGCTTTGTTTTTTAGATTGCTAAAATATTAGGGAAAAAGTCACTTTGAGGACAAATGATAAAAATGTACTATtctatttttcttatttattttttgtaatgcaaaagtaatgaTGTTTGTGTGCTTTTAagtacacacaaaaaatatgGTTTTGGCGCCCCTATGTTGCATACCCCCTTATGTGCCCCTGACTCTAAGTGTTAACGTCATGGGAACTTGTGTTGATCCTCCACCCTTGTCACAAACAGTAGGAGCTACTACACGAAAACACTGATGAACCCAGGTAGGTTAAGATCTCATATTCTTATTTATTGGCAAGTGACTGTGTGTTTGCATTTCCCATTGAATTCATGTATAATAGGGaataattattttgtaaaactgaaataaaaaatttacaagTTTATGCTGACTGAGTAAGTGCAATTTTGgggtttaaatataaaattgacACGTTTTAAGATTATACCTTATTAAAGCCACTATTTTTCCTCAAATTAATATCAttaatacactctaaaaacaaacggtgctatatagcaccaaaagtggttttTGCTCGTattcatagaagaaccgtttttagtgccatatagcatcggtgaagcacctgtgtagaaccatatagtgctatgtagaaccatatgtggtgctatagtggtgctatatggttctacacaggtgctacaaaggtgcttcaccggtgctatatggcactaaaaatggttcttctatggttacgatccaaagcaacagttttggtgctatatagcaccgtttgtttttttagagtgtgtttattttaaaatgtggtAAAAAGAGTGCACCAAGTTTTTCTCTACTCCACCCATTCTTATCAGAGCGAATATGCATTTCAGTTAGAAAAGAGCGGCTAGCACATAAATATGGGtccatttaatttttatatttcattatttccTTGCATCCTTTAATTCTAATGATGATAGATAGATGACGTATAATTTCAAGCTTCTCATATAATTAGTGACCCCCAAATCATCTAACACACCCCCATTCATCCCTCTTTCAGCAGAGACGTGTGTCTGTATCTACATGTGTGGGTGCGATATCTTTCTAAAACACTCGCAGTCCTATCACACAACAGATCAGTGCAGGCAGGCGGGATAGTTTACCATTTCATATTCAGACCTATGTACAGACGTGGTAATATGCTAAGTCCAGACTAAAGAGAATTGTTAACCTTTGCATGATGAACATTTGCTGATTCTCTGATTGGCCAAGGTTGGTCTAACTTCTTCACCAGGGGTTAAACAGAAGAGAAGATTTTGACAGTCATGTTGCTGTGTCGAGTGAATTTCTTGGACGACACCCACTTTACGTGGGAGCTGGaggtattaaataaacatttacttaattttttgtaGCTTATCTTCTTTTACTTCGCACACAAAAGAATCTAATTGGCATTTTATTCTTTAACAGAGGCATGCAGTGGGGCATGATCTTTTTAATAATGTTTGTGAACACCTTAACTTATTGGAGAGGGATTACTTTGGTCTGGCCATGTTGGATTCTTCAAATACCAGGGTACACATTCCCATAATTTTtccaatttttcttttttaccaAGAAGAATACATACAAGTATTATCACTATGTGTTTATAATTTCAGATGTGGCTGGACTGTGCTAAAGAGATTCGAAAACAGATAAAAGGTACGTGACACCCTAATCTAGCTGCATTTGTATGGTGCATATGCTTGTATCTCACTTTTCCGGGTTGGTTTCAGGTCCAGAATTGGAGTTCTTCTTTAATATCAAGTTTTACCCACCTGATCCTTCAGGTCTGGCTGAGGACATTACTAGGTAAAACACATTCAGACCACTTCTTGAAGTTGTTTCGATATATAACCCTTTCTATGAAAACCAGGCTTCTATGAGtttagaagcatcaaagttttatcaatcattgatttcactttaatttcagtctttgacatgGCCGTATTCAGAcaatataaaacatatcaaggttatattttcacagactgttctttacattatgcaggatgattttatgttaaaaaaagttaattttatacATAGCATAAGGGTTAcatatatgtatgcatgtatgaaGTATGTTAATATACATAATACACTTTCCTGTGTGTCTACTGAACAGTGATTACTGTCTGTAATTCTTTCAGATATCTTCTGTGTCTTCAGCTAAGGAAAGATATTGTGGTTGGTCGATTGCCCTGTCCGTCAGACATGTTGGCTGTGTTGGGTTCATACACAATTCAGTCAACACTTGGAGATTATGACCCAAGTGTCCACACAAACAACTATGTCAGCAAAATTCTTCTCGCACCCAACCAAAATGAAGAGCTAGAGAAAAGTGTCATGGAGCAGCATTCAACACATAGGTATTTCATAAATATAGGCCTATGCGCATTAATTCATACacatataattacatttataattccttcattgtattttataaCATAGATCTATGAGCCCTGCACAGGCAGATATGCTTTTCCTCGAATATGCCAAGACACTGCCCATGTACGGGGTGGATCTGCATCCTGGCAAAGTATGTGTAGTTATCTTATGAGTTCCTAAAACATACCTTGtgtttgaaaaatttgaacttagTTGGAATATGTTTTTATGAGATGCACATGTTAATGTGTTCATAGGATGTTAGCGGTGCAGATGTGATGCTGGGTGTGTGTTCTGAAGGACTGATGGTGTATGAGGATGAGGTCAAAATAAACAGTTTCTCCTGGCCCAACATTCTTAAAATCTCCCACAAACGCAAAACATTTATTCTCAAGATACGTCCTTCTGAGGTATTTATGCGCATTAATATGAGCAGTTTAactattttcttttcttttctataTACGATAATGTTGAGTAATGTTTCAAGTAGTTTTCAATTTGACCTGATTTAACAGGATGAGTTAGATGGAGATGTCAGTTTTACTCTCCCCAGCTACAAAGCCTGCAAACAACTCTGGAAATGCTCGGTGGAGAGCCATGCTTTCTTCAGGTAAGTTTATGCATGTTTGTGTTTCTATAAAATACCACAATATGATTTACTTGTCCATATGACCACATGAGGGGGATTCCGTCATATGCATATAAGGCCATAGTTCGcctaaaaatagacaaaaaaatctgtcatcatttactcatcctcatgtttgGGTCTAATCCTGTATGAGTTTATTTtatctgttgaacacaaaagaagatagtttgataaatgatggtaacaaCACAGTTTACGTtacccatttacttccatagtatttgttcaACAGATAAAATAAACTCATACAGGATTAGACCCCAACATGAGGATGGTgtgtgtaaatgatgacatttttGGGGGGAACTATCCCTACTAGTTTTGGCGATTTTAAACGTTTCAAATTGTAAGATCATCTCTTGAATGTGTTTTCAGAAACAGACTTCAAGACACAAAAGCAAAAAAGTTTCTGCCTCTGGGATCAAGGTTTCGTTACCATGGACGCACTCAGTCTGAGTGTCTGGAGGCCAGCGTTAACATTAATCGAGATCCTCCACAATTTACACGCATTGCCACCAAGAGAAAAGGTTAACATTTAGCACACTTTTGgaatgtattcattcattcattttcatTTGTAAGTAGAAATTGTGTgctttaaatctattttattcaGCAAATGATGAAATCCTTGAAGTTCTAAAGCAACCGGTTCGAACAGAGGTAGATGACTGGTCCTTGGTACACGATTCAGACAAATGGGACATTGCTGCTACATCAGGTAAAGTCCTGGCAAATAATGTAATCTTAAAACTGACTCACATTCACCTTTACACTCACCATTGACTATAGCGTGATAAGTAAGACCGATCAAATTGTGTACCTGTCcatgaaatccaggctaaagtctcataaatTATGAGATAAGGATTAGTAcatttgattttacattgaaTGCAGTCTTTGACATGAACGTACTTAATCAATATGAAGTATAGAAAGGTTATTTTTCAccgaatgttctttacattatgtactaggatgattttaagaaaacagtaaatcataaAAATAACTTAAGATGGGTTTTTACATGGTGGGTCAAATGTATTATTCTCTTTTACCTCTAACATATTTGCATCCATTGTCAAATACatgattttcatgattttttatatccgtttgtttaaaaacatatttgcaCTATGTGAttgtcactgtaaaaaaatggagcATTAAGTTAAAACTTGGTTTCGCAAATCACTTActattttatgttttgtcttgtcataagttgacatgacttataaaaacaagttgaaattgtataacttaatttgctaagttaaagtaacatttataaaatttatggtgatttgatatcattttttttacactgtGCCCTTCCTCATTTACTCTTCCTCAATATTATTTCACTATACGTTGAAATTATGTTTTCTGATATTGCAAAAACTATATTCAGATGATGTAATGCTGGAAAGCAAAGAGGTCTGGGAATCAAAGCAGCGCGCTGATGATTGGTTTGTCCTTCTCGAGAACAGCAAAAGTAAGTCCTTTCTATGGCTTAAATATGCATAACCATTATGTGGCACAAATAAATTTTGAGTGGGGGGTGAAAATGTGATatacaccttcaaattaatatacctctggcatttttttgtctaaaatgcctaatcttggtcttttATAGAAGacaaaggggcggtttcccggaccaggattagcttagtccaggactaggccttagtttaattaggaaatataactagttttaacaaacatgccttactaaaaacattatctGTGTGctttttgaggtaaaacaaagggcactgatgtattcaagttgttttcagtttggagagctcttaaaagtgtttaagtctaggactagtctaatccctgtccgggaaaccgctccaaagtgtctggaggtgaaaatcttaaataaaaagagtttaaatttattttaagaaatacaaatatttcaataacatattaattttataaataaaattataacaaTATAAATGCTTTACAAAAGTAATAATGCCAACATGAAGCCATAAATCTCAAGTAATTTCAAATTTCAGGTTAAAGTCACAAAAAATGTGGTTTGTGTCAcagttttagtggttttaccaacaacggctctaggtgtcaacggtttgctgcatactcttgtcacaaattaataaattactgtcactgcattattattaatgcaaaaaggttttgaaatatgaaaactacattcttcgagctttccaatgatacagtgtgtcaacatttttgaagatttataagaagaagatatatagtttgtcgtgattttttaggtttagagtaggggtttagtgttataaatatgtaaacagtAGTTTGGCCTATGTGGGCCCGTGACcttttagaaactgactctTACTACATCATAATTCTCCCAAAATggtgatgaaatatgaaaactacactctttgacctttccaaaaatatataatttgtcAAGATTGTTTA from Misgurnus anguillicaudatus chromosome 10, ASM2758022v2, whole genome shotgun sequence encodes the following:
- the trim35-28 gene encoding tripartite motif containing 35-28, producing the protein MADFDEDITDRPSLLETDLTCPVCKDIFKEPVLLSCSHSFCEECLEASWKNQAKRQCPLCRKCCDGETPIPNRALKNTCVSYKKERSWRGTGIDEIICGLHQRPFQLFCIKDEEPVCVDCVTLHSGHELSPVEQGVPFCKEELGLKIKILENKQGSFKRMKNRYKDTITFIEVQTKEAENLIRQEFERLHQILTNEETSRITALKTEEAEKKKMLEEKIEIISNDIAGLAELIQSVKREMGAEDLTFLQNFQKLKRRTQWTGEEPQRPQGALINMALHAGGLGYKIWESMQSHIQCWPVLLDPNTISPWLSMSPEYSSVKESPERQSLPDNPERFDPCVFVLGSEGFSSGRHRWEVNVADNPKWILGVCKETVVRKRKFTVTTTAGVWTIGLSKGVYNALTSPRTVLKVDRRPETIRVKLNMEKGEVSFWDTGNNKHLCTYTDKFNGKLFPIFGPGLHSTPLTILPAKVTIHKQ